The Moraxella haemolytica genome window below encodes:
- the trxA gene encoding thioredoxin, with the protein MSIINTTDANFNQDVLESKNPVLVDFWAPWCGPCKAIAPTLEDLATDYEGRVSIVKVNVDDNPETAARYGIRSIPTLFVFKNGEKVDTIVGSRPKSELADLLDKHL; encoded by the coding sequence ATGTCTATCATTAACACCACTGACGCCAACTTTAACCAAGATGTTTTAGAATCTAAAAATCCTGTGCTTGTAGATTTTTGGGCACCTTGGTGCGGTCCATGCAAAGCCATCGCTCCAACCCTAGAAGACTTAGCGACAGACTATGAAGGTCGTGTCAGCATCGTTAAAGTCAATGTTGATGACAACCCAGAAACTGCTGCACGCTATGGCATTCGTAGTATTCCTACCCTATTTGTCTTTAAAAATGGCGAAAAAGTAGATACCATCGTTGGCAGTCGTCCAAAATCAGAACTTGCCGATTTGCTTGATAAGCATCTATAA
- a CDS encoding RluA family pseudouridine synthase, translating into MNQITKKHDRLSDDKIIAMNAQETSFNDGFFQDFIQSITVYEDEDIWVGNKPAGLLSVDGRVLKVSLQSRLLRVYPNIKLIHRLDMDTSGLIIFAKHEQAQSHISKQFIDRIPTKEYQAVVFGTVLMDDKQGVIDVPVRYEPSTKPRHIVDTTWSKNALTHYQVLHHELRTDNKGDVYPVTRVALKPITGRSHQLRVHMVHIGHVMIGDPIYAESVALELAPRLNLHAHKLRLKHPVNGAWMNWQSEVPF; encoded by the coding sequence ATGAATCAAATTACTAAGAAGCATGACCGCCTAAGCGATGATAAAATCATTGCCATGAATGCCCAAGAGACGAGTTTTAATGACGGATTTTTTCAAGATTTTATTCAATCCATCACCGTTTATGAAGATGAAGATATTTGGGTGGGTAATAAGCCAGCGGGACTGCTGAGCGTTGATGGGCGAGTGCTGAAAGTTAGCCTACAATCACGGCTACTTAGGGTCTATCCAAACATCAAGCTGATTCATCGGCTGGATATGGATACCTCAGGGCTTATCATTTTTGCCAAACATGAGCAAGCCCAAAGCCATATCTCAAAGCAATTTATAGACCGCATTCCCACCAAAGAATATCAAGCGGTGGTGTTTGGTACGGTGCTAATGGATGATAAACAAGGCGTAATTGATGTGCCTGTGCGTTATGAACCAAGCACTAAGCCACGCCATATTGTTGATACCACATGGTCAAAAAATGCTCTGACGCATTATCAAGTACTGCATCATGAACTGCGTACTGACAACAAGGGCGATGTGTATCCTGTTACACGAGTTGCCCTAAAACCCATCACAGGGCGTAGTCATCAGCTACGAGTACACATGGTGCATATTGGTCATGTGATGATAGGCGACCCTATCTATGCTGAGAGCGTGGCCTTAGAGCTTGCTCCACGCCTAAACCTGCACGCCCACAAGCTTCGCCTAAAACACCCAGTGAACGGGGCGTGGATGAACTGGCAAAGTGAAGTGCCATTTTAA
- a CDS encoding beta-lactamase hydrolase domain-containing protein yields the protein MNTNTITLYKQIYPCQCQAIANLGFKSIINLRFDDECSNQPTADELEKSANSTGLAYRHLPIDGESLSFDMVTQFAKILGELPSPVMVFCGTGSRAKRLYQSAIVSGLL from the coding sequence ATGAACACCAACACCATCACCCTATATAAACAAATCTATCCTTGCCAATGCCAAGCTATTGCCAATCTTGGCTTTAAAAGCATCATCAATCTTCGTTTTGATGACGAATGTAGCAATCAACCGACAGCAGACGAACTGGAAAAAAGTGCCAACAGCACAGGGTTGGCGTACCGTCATTTACCGATTGATGGAGAAAGTTTGTCTTTTGATATGGTAACGCAGTTTGCCAAGATACTAGGTGAGCTACCTAGCCCTGTGATGGTCTTTTGTGGCACAGGTAGCCGTGCCAAAAGACTATATCAAAGTGCAATAGTCAGCGGTCTATTATAA
- a CDS encoding SulP family inorganic anion transporter, translating to MFIIPAWFNTLKQRPQLINNDLIAGLMMAVLVIPQSLGYATLAGLPPIIGLYASIVPTLVYAYIGSSNVSAVGPVAVTAIMTASALSGYTPNTTEYLALSITLAMMVGMILCFASLFRIGWIMQFVSRGVSSGFVSAAAVLIVISQIKNITGLPIIGGSLIDIIGNLQGSDFHFKSSTVLLGIGTLIILLANRYVSILWAWLPKSKADFAKRMTVFVITILSIILANQFNWQALDLRLLEPLPTGLPKLSVPILSFSVLIDLLPSALLIALVAFISSSAVASNYARIHEQPFDNNKELLGLGFANIASSLSGGFTVAGGISRTSLNIGLGAKTPFASVVCAIGILMILVFVGQYLTGLPYAVLSAIIVSSVISMVDISTLKSALKHGKADAICFVLCFFTAIIFGLNIGLIAGLLMSFILMIYRSHRVNIAIIGQIGDSGHFRDIARHKATTFDDLLMVRIDESLYFGNAITIHDTLRKLYYAHPDCRNVIIIMTAVNHIDLTAQEMLLSFNQEIKNQGKRLHFAEVKGPVMDILKDSDLLNNLSGKIFLSTKLAFDTLKYKGDDWGGM from the coding sequence ATGTTTATCATTCCTGCTTGGTTTAATACTCTAAAACAACGCCCACAACTCATCAACAATGACTTAATTGCAGGCTTAATGATGGCGGTACTTGTCATTCCCCAAAGTCTTGGTTATGCTACTTTAGCGGGCTTACCGCCCATCATAGGGTTATACGCTTCCATCGTCCCCACTTTGGTCTATGCCTATATCGGCTCAAGCAATGTCAGTGCGGTCGGACCGGTGGCAGTAACCGCCATCATGACCGCCAGTGCCTTATCAGGCTACACCCCAAATACAACCGAATATCTGGCATTATCCATCACTTTGGCGATGATGGTTGGTATGATTTTATGCTTTGCCAGTTTGTTTAGAATTGGTTGGATCATGCAATTTGTCAGTCGTGGTGTATCAAGTGGCTTTGTCAGTGCGGCGGCAGTCTTGATTGTCATTAGCCAAATAAAAAACATCACAGGATTGCCCATCATCGGTGGTAGCCTTATTGACATCATTGGCAACCTACAAGGAAGTGATTTTCACTTCAAATCAAGCACCGTATTACTTGGCATTGGCACGCTCATCATCTTGCTAGCAAACCGCTATGTTAGCATACTATGGGCATGGCTACCCAAGTCCAAAGCAGATTTCGCCAAACGAATGACGGTCTTTGTCATCACCATACTGTCCATCATCTTGGCAAATCAGTTCAACTGGCAAGCCTTAGATTTACGACTGCTTGAGCCGCTGCCCACAGGATTACCAAAGCTGAGTGTTCCCATCTTATCTTTTAGCGTCTTGATTGACCTTTTGCCGTCAGCACTGCTCATCGCATTGGTGGCTTTCATCTCAAGTTCAGCAGTTGCTAGCAACTACGCCCGCATTCATGAACAACCCTTTGATAACAATAAAGAGCTACTAGGGCTTGGCTTTGCCAATATTGCCAGCAGTCTATCGGGTGGCTTTACAGTGGCAGGCGGTATCTCTCGAACCAGCTTAAATATAGGACTGGGGGCAAAAACACCTTTTGCATCAGTGGTGTGTGCGATTGGCATTTTGATGATTTTGGTATTTGTTGGGCAATACCTTACAGGCTTGCCTTATGCGGTTCTCTCTGCCATCATCGTAAGCTCCGTCATCTCCATGGTGGATATCAGCACCCTAAAATCCGCCCTAAAACACGGCAAGGCAGACGCTATTTGCTTTGTGTTGTGTTTTTTTACAGCGATTATCTTTGGGTTGAACATTGGGCTGATTGCCGGTCTTTTGATGAGCTTTATTTTGATGATTTATCGCTCGCATCGTGTGAATATCGCCATCATTGGGCAAATTGGCGATAGTGGTCATTTTCGAGACATTGCTCGGCACAAGGCCACTACTTTTGATGATTTACTGATGGTACGCATTGATGAAAGCCTATATTTTGGCAACGCCATTACCATTCACGATACCCTGCGTAAGCTCTACTACGCACACCCAGACTGCCGTAATGTCATCATTATCATGACTGCGGTTAATCACATTGATTTAACCGCACAAGAGATGCTGTTGTCTTTTAATCAAGAAATCAAAAATCAAGGCAAACGCCTGCATTTTGCTGAAGTTAAAGGTCCTGTCATGGACATTCTAAAAGACAGCGACTTATTAAACAATCTGTCTGGCAAGATATTTTTAAGCACCAAACTTGCCTTTGATACTCTAAAATACAAGGGCGATGACTGGGGTGGTATGTAA
- a CDS encoding BolA family protein: MNTPTQDAIIQAMQTLLPTHLSLENESHKHAGYFEGKESHFKLVVVSQGFIDKRLVARHQMVYLAVQPLLMANGGSIHALAIHAYTPDEWAALGRAPNSPNCAGQHLH; the protein is encoded by the coding sequence ATGAACACACCCACCCAAGATGCCATCATCCAAGCCATGCAAACCCTACTACCCACCCATCTGTCGCTTGAGAACGAAAGCCACAAACACGCAGGTTATTTTGAGGGCAAAGAAAGCCATTTTAAGCTAGTGGTAGTCAGTCAAGGTTTTATTGACAAACGCTTGGTGGCAAGACATCAGATGGTGTATTTGGCAGTTCAACCACTTTTGATGGCAAATGGCGGTAGCATTCACGCACTCGCCATTCACGCCTATACACCAGATGAATGGGCAGCATTAGGTCGAGCCCCCAATAGCCCCAACTGTGCAGGACAACATCTACATTAA
- a CDS encoding oxidoreductase-like domain-containing protein, which yields MTDMIDIPPPPEPPEDDECCNSGCEEMCVFEIYRREKLEYDAKYDMLTRTTNDNRHD from the coding sequence ATGACAGATATGATTGATATTCCGCCACCGCCAGAGCCACCAGAAGATGATGAATGTTGCAACAGTGGTTGTGAGGAGATGTGTGTGTTTGAGATTTATCGTCGTGAAAAGTTGGAGTACGATGCCAAATACGATATGCTAACACGCACCACAAATGACAATCGCCATGACTAA